In Actinomyces radicidentis, one genomic interval encodes:
- a CDS encoding AEC family transporter, translated as MGGVISGLAVFAVVIAVGWLLVRTGGVPAGSDTILTRTCFYAATPALLVTTVGNADLATVASPQTVAGLAAETLGVLTAWCVHRYLLRRDVAESVIGALAGGYVNAANLGIPVLILLLGDATAIAPIVLLQMLVLAPVAFAILDKVTYQGQHSRLVTFTAPLRNPLLIGVAVGLLVNVLGIDLAAPLGGLVADSLDALGALAVTVMMLSLGMSLAASSPKVTRCLTITEPRRLPTAPGGAGGADDATDPAAAGAGTEAGAASPDAATAGALEDRSERGVVLWASVAWKLVVVPLMALGIGAALGLRGGDLLVPVTTASLPCAQNVFMYATRYGAAKPLARDCVLITTAGFVPVVLLASALLG; from the coding sequence GTGGGCGGAGTCATCAGCGGACTCGCGGTCTTCGCCGTCGTCATCGCCGTCGGCTGGCTGCTCGTGCGCACCGGCGGCGTCCCCGCCGGCTCGGACACGATCCTCACCCGCACCTGCTTCTACGCCGCCACTCCCGCGCTCCTCGTCACCACCGTCGGAAACGCGGACCTCGCGACCGTCGCCTCGCCGCAGACGGTGGCCGGGCTCGCCGCCGAGACCCTCGGCGTCCTCACCGCCTGGTGCGTCCACCGCTACCTGCTGCGCCGCGACGTCGCCGAGTCCGTGATCGGGGCGCTCGCCGGCGGCTACGTCAACGCCGCCAACCTCGGCATCCCCGTCCTCATCCTCCTGCTCGGGGACGCCACCGCGATCGCGCCGATCGTGCTCCTCCAGATGCTCGTGCTGGCGCCGGTGGCCTTCGCGATCCTCGACAAGGTCACCTACCAGGGGCAGCACTCGCGCCTGGTGACCTTCACGGCGCCGCTGCGCAACCCGCTGCTCATCGGCGTCGCCGTCGGCCTCCTCGTCAACGTCCTCGGCATCGACCTCGCCGCCCCGCTCGGCGGGCTCGTCGCGGACAGCCTCGACGCCCTCGGCGCGCTCGCCGTCACCGTCATGATGCTGTCCCTCGGGATGAGCCTTGCGGCCTCCTCGCCCAAGGTGACGCGGTGCCTCACGATCACCGAGCCGCGCCGCCTGCCCACGGCGCCGGGCGGCGCGGGCGGGGCCGACGACGCGACGGATCCCGCTGCGGCCGGGGCGGGGACTGAGGCCGGTGCGGCGTCTCCTGACGCCGCCACCGCGGGCGCCCTCGAGGACCGCTCGGAGCGCGGCGTCGTCCTGTGGGCGTCGGTCGCCTGGAAGCTCGTCGTGGTCCCGCTCATGGCGCTCGGGATCGGGGCGGCCCTGGGGCTGCGCGGCGGCGACCTCCTCGTCCCCGTGACGACGGCGTCCCTGCCCTGCGCCCAGAACGTCTTCATGTACGCCACCCGCTACGGCGCCGCGAAGCCGCTGGCCCGGGACTGCGTCCTCATCACGACCGCCGGCTTCGTGCCGGTCGTCCTCCTCGCGAGCGCCCTGCTGGGCTGA
- a CDS encoding EamA family transporter: MPPSLRVPRSGAVPAPLIFMGSALSQYVGAGLAVSLFALMPSTTVAWWRVLVGAIVLLAWRRPWRRPWTRAALTSAALFGIATATMNVIFYGAIARLPLGTSVSLEFLGPVIVALVTGRGWRPRVAALLALAGVISISGLGIDVGDATQCVGLFFALGAGAAWAAYILLGSRVASAGSGLDSLAVGMACGALVYAPLGIPTAGGAFSSFSALAMVVGVGVLSTAVPYGLEQVALKRLSADAFALLSSLLPATSLLIGVVMLHQMPNAGELVGLVLISAAVALASLRGR; the protein is encoded by the coding sequence ATGCCCCCGTCCCTCCGCGTACCGCGTTCCGGCGCCGTTCCGGCGCCGCTCATCTTCATGGGCTCGGCACTGTCCCAGTACGTCGGCGCCGGGCTCGCCGTCTCCCTCTTCGCCCTCATGCCGTCGACGACGGTGGCGTGGTGGCGCGTCCTCGTCGGGGCGATCGTCCTCCTCGCCTGGCGGCGGCCGTGGCGGCGTCCGTGGACCCGCGCGGCGCTGACCTCGGCGGCGCTCTTCGGGATCGCGACGGCGACGATGAACGTCATCTTCTACGGCGCCATCGCCCGGCTGCCGCTCGGGACCTCGGTGTCCCTCGAGTTCCTCGGCCCCGTCATCGTCGCCCTCGTGACCGGGCGCGGGTGGCGGCCCCGCGTCGCCGCGCTGCTCGCGCTCGCGGGCGTCATCTCCATCTCCGGGCTCGGCATCGACGTCGGGGACGCGACCCAGTGCGTCGGACTGTTCTTCGCCCTCGGCGCGGGAGCCGCGTGGGCGGCCTACATCCTCCTGGGGAGCCGCGTCGCCTCGGCGGGCTCCGGCCTGGACTCGCTCGCCGTCGGCATGGCCTGCGGCGCCCTCGTCTACGCGCCCCTCGGCATCCCGACGGCGGGCGGCGCCTTCTCCTCGTTCTCCGCGCTCGCGATGGTGGTCGGCGTCGGCGTCCTCTCCACGGCGGTCCCGTACGGCCTGGAGCAGGTGGCGCTCAAGCGCCTCAGCGCGGACGCCTTCGCGCTCCTGTCCTCCCTGCTACCGGCCACCTCGCTCCTCATCGGCGTCGTCATGCTCCATCAGATGCCCAACGCCGGCGAGCTCGTGGGCCTCGTCCTCATCTCGGCCGCGGTGGCCCTGGCGAGCCTGCGGGGTCGCTGA
- a CDS encoding GntP family permease, with product MTLLLPLASSDAVAHSSNHAQLLAAALIGIATIIVLIVWRKTHPFLALTLGSAVLALVAGIPLTDAFTSFTNGLGSTIGSVGTLIALGAIIGRLLIDSGGADQIVDTVLAHTTERRLPWAMALIAFVVGIPLFFEVGIVLLIPVVMIVARRAHQPLIRLGVPALAGLSALHGLVPPHPGPLIAIDALGADLGVTLGLGLLVAIPTVVVAGPVAARYMARWVPIEAPEPLGASDDEHEGPRPSFGAALSVVVLPVVLMLLRTVVETSVGEDSSSPVAHVALFLGQPIVALLLTVLVSMVVFGSNLGLSRTEVSSRVGASLGPIAGILLIVGAGGGFKQTLVDSGIATIIATWIQQAAVPALIAGWLVAVAVRLATGSATVATITAAGIMAPLASQMPTTEAALLVLAIGAGSVFLSHVNDAGFWLVKEYFGMTVGQTFRTWSLMETVLSVTAMVVICLIALVLGVL from the coding sequence ATGACGTTGCTCCTGCCCCTCGCGTCCTCGGACGCGGTCGCCCACTCCTCCAACCACGCGCAGCTCCTCGCCGCCGCCCTCATCGGCATCGCGACGATCATCGTGCTCATCGTGTGGAGGAAGACCCACCCCTTCCTCGCCCTCACGCTCGGCTCGGCGGTCCTCGCGCTCGTCGCGGGTATCCCCCTCACCGACGCCTTCACCTCCTTCACCAACGGGCTCGGCTCGACGATCGGCAGCGTCGGCACGCTCATCGCGCTGGGCGCGATCATCGGCCGCCTCCTCATCGACTCCGGCGGCGCCGACCAGATCGTCGACACGGTGCTGGCGCACACGACTGAGCGCCGCCTGCCGTGGGCGATGGCCCTCATCGCCTTCGTCGTCGGCATCCCGCTCTTCTTCGAGGTCGGCATCGTCCTCCTCATCCCCGTCGTCATGATCGTGGCCCGCCGCGCCCACCAGCCGCTCATCCGCCTCGGCGTCCCGGCCCTCGCCGGCCTGTCCGCCCTCCACGGCCTCGTGCCGCCGCACCCCGGGCCGCTCATCGCCATCGACGCGCTGGGCGCCGACCTCGGCGTCACCCTGGGCCTCGGCCTGCTCGTCGCGATCCCGACCGTCGTCGTCGCCGGCCCCGTGGCCGCCCGCTACATGGCCCGCTGGGTGCCGATCGAGGCCCCCGAGCCCCTCGGCGCCTCCGACGACGAGCACGAGGGCCCGCGACCCTCCTTCGGCGCCGCGCTCTCCGTGGTCGTCCTCCCGGTCGTCCTCATGCTCCTGCGCACGGTCGTGGAGACCTCGGTCGGCGAGGACTCGAGCAGCCCCGTCGCGCACGTCGCCCTCTTCCTCGGCCAGCCGATCGTCGCGCTGCTCCTGACGGTCCTCGTCTCGATGGTCGTCTTCGGCTCCAACCTGGGTCTGTCCCGCACCGAGGTCTCCTCGCGCGTCGGCGCCTCCCTCGGGCCCATCGCCGGGATCCTCCTCATCGTGGGCGCCGGCGGCGGCTTCAAGCAGACCCTCGTCGACTCCGGCATCGCGACCATCATCGCCACCTGGATCCAGCAGGCGGCCGTGCCCGCGCTCATCGCCGGCTGGCTCGTCGCCGTCGCCGTCCGCCTCGCCACCGGCTCGGCCACGGTCGCGACGATCACCGCGGCCGGGATCATGGCCCCGCTCGCCTCACAGATGCCGACCACCGAGGCCGCGCTCCTCGTCCTCGCGATCGGCGCAGGCTCGGTCTTCCTCTCCCACGTCAACGACGCCGGCTTCTGGCTCGTCAAGGAGTACTTCGGCATGACGGTCGGGCAGACCTTCAGGACCTGGTCGCTCATGGAGACGGTCCTGTCCGTGACCGCGATGGTCGTCATCTGCCTCATCGCGCTCGTACTCGGCGTGCTCTGA
- a CDS encoding gluconokinase translates to MSASLPPAEHLVLMGVAGCGKTTAAERLHDVLGWPVAEADDFHPRANIDKMSAGTPLTDEDRWPWLRSLRDWMSERAKAGESAIVTCSALKRSYRDLLAEARGRVVFVHLVAEQSTLENRMAHRAGHFMPTTLLPSQLSTLEPLEPDEDGVTVVSRPTPEETLAAILEAVGLEPSRS, encoded by the coding sequence ATGAGCGCATCCCTTCCCCCCGCCGAGCACCTCGTCCTCATGGGCGTCGCCGGCTGCGGCAAGACCACCGCCGCCGAGCGCCTCCACGACGTCCTCGGCTGGCCCGTCGCCGAGGCCGACGACTTCCACCCCCGGGCCAACATCGACAAGATGAGCGCCGGCACCCCGCTCACGGACGAGGACCGCTGGCCGTGGCTCCGCTCCCTGCGCGACTGGATGTCCGAGCGCGCCAAGGCCGGCGAGTCGGCCATCGTCACCTGCTCCGCCCTCAAGCGCTCCTACCGCGACCTGCTCGCCGAGGCCAGGGGCCGGGTCGTCTTCGTCCACCTCGTCGCCGAGCAGTCCACCCTTGAGAACCGCATGGCGCACCGGGCCGGGCACTTCATGCCGACGACGCTCCTGCCCTCCCAGCTCTCCACCCTCGAGCCCCTCGAGCCCGACGAGGACGGCGTCACCGTCGTCTCCCGCCCGACCCCCGAGGAGACCCTCGCCGCGATCCTCGAGGCCGTCGGCCTCGAGCCCTCCCGTTCCTGA
- a CDS encoding FadR/GntR family transcriptional regulator has translation MPATDRSAEVLDALGRAVVGGALAEGAAITLESIQAEHGVSRSVARDCVKTLESLGLVVPRRRVGVVVRPRDQWQALAPQVIRWQLDVDPRGPKLGALTELRAAVEPVAAASAARRATEDQRSRLLALAAAIHEQGSHGGVSTYLEADTEFHRLILSASQNDAFAALTGVMTEVLRGRARLGGDIDIPKAEALELHERVARAIAEGDAEDAEEAMRALVSEVRRLLLDRGLRGYARS, from the coding sequence ATGCCAGCCACCGACCGCAGCGCCGAGGTCCTCGACGCCCTCGGTCGCGCCGTCGTCGGCGGAGCGCTCGCGGAGGGCGCCGCCATCACCCTGGAGTCCATCCAGGCCGAGCACGGCGTCTCGCGCTCCGTCGCCCGAGACTGCGTCAAGACCCTCGAGTCCCTCGGGCTCGTCGTGCCCCGGCGCCGGGTCGGCGTCGTCGTCCGCCCCCGCGACCAGTGGCAGGCGCTCGCCCCGCAGGTCATCCGCTGGCAGCTCGACGTCGACCCACGCGGCCCCAAGCTCGGGGCGCTCACCGAGCTGCGCGCCGCCGTCGAGCCGGTCGCCGCCGCCTCCGCCGCCCGCCGCGCCACCGAGGATCAGCGCTCGCGCCTCCTCGCCCTCGCCGCCGCGATCCACGAGCAGGGCTCGCACGGCGGCGTCTCCACCTACCTCGAGGCGGACACCGAGTTCCACCGCCTCATCCTGAGTGCCTCGCAGAACGACGCCTTCGCCGCCCTCACCGGCGTCATGACGGAGGTCCTGCGGGGCCGCGCCCGCCTCGGCGGCGACATCGACATCCCCAAGGCCGAGGCCCTCGAGCTCCACGAGCGGGTCGCCCGCGCCATCGCCGAGGGGGACGCCGAGGACGCCGAGGAGGCCATGCGCGCCCTCGTCTCCGAGGTGCGCCGCCTCCTCCTCGACCGCGGCCTGCGTGGCTACGCCCGCTCCTGA
- a CDS encoding DEAD/DEAH box helicase has product MPNRTHTAPRAPFASSNVPAGGEATFASLGVDADLVADLDSRGFTRPFPIQTATLPDTLSGRDVLGRGRTGSGKTLAFALPLVQRLAAEDMADPGRPIGLVLAPTRELAIQIADTIKPLADAAELTVTTIFGGVSQKPQEKAMAKGVDIVVACPGRLLDLMGQGIVHLDDVSITVLDEADHMADLGFLPNVRRIMRATPAKGQRMLFSATLDNGVDKIVDEFLRDPLHHSVDPASSPVRDMDHRVWLLADKTAKDGVVLRLASGTGQRILFTRTKHLARRLARKLVQHGIPAVELQGNMSQNARERAMHAFSSGEAHVMVATDIAARGIDVSGVELVVHVDPPAEHKAYLHRSGRTARAGAAGTVVTLVLPEQKHDVQVLLKKARIKADIERIRPDDAAVAELVGEIAPVVAAEDMPEGVAVKGGTAATRGGSGSGSKGGSGRSGRGRSGRSGRGRSGGGGRGGHGGRDGRSGSGRSGAAR; this is encoded by the coding sequence GTGCCCAACCGCACCCACACCGCGCCCCGCGCCCCCTTCGCCTCCTCGAACGTCCCCGCCGGCGGCGAGGCCACCTTCGCCTCCCTCGGCGTCGACGCCGACCTCGTCGCCGACCTCGACTCCCGCGGCTTCACCCGCCCCTTCCCCATCCAGACCGCGACGCTCCCGGACACCCTCTCCGGCCGCGACGTGCTCGGCCGCGGCCGGACCGGCTCCGGCAAGACCCTCGCCTTCGCCCTCCCGCTCGTCCAGCGCCTCGCGGCCGAGGACATGGCCGACCCGGGCCGCCCCATCGGCCTCGTCCTCGCCCCCACCCGCGAGCTCGCCATCCAGATCGCCGACACCATCAAGCCGCTCGCCGACGCCGCCGAGCTCACCGTCACCACCATCTTCGGCGGCGTCTCCCAGAAGCCCCAGGAGAAGGCCATGGCCAAGGGCGTCGACATCGTCGTCGCCTGCCCCGGCCGTCTCCTCGACCTCATGGGGCAGGGGATCGTCCACCTCGACGACGTCTCCATCACCGTCCTCGACGAGGCCGACCACATGGCCGACCTCGGCTTCCTCCCCAACGTCCGCCGCATCATGCGCGCCACCCCCGCCAAGGGACAGCGCATGCTCTTCAGCGCGACCCTGGACAACGGCGTCGACAAGATCGTCGACGAGTTCCTCCGCGACCCGCTCCACCACTCCGTCGACCCGGCCTCCTCCCCGGTGCGCGACATGGACCACCGCGTCTGGCTCCTCGCCGACAAGACCGCCAAGGACGGCGTCGTCCTCCGGCTGGCCTCCGGCACCGGCCAGCGCATCCTCTTCACGCGCACGAAGCACCTCGCCCGCCGCCTCGCCCGCAAGCTCGTCCAGCACGGCATCCCCGCCGTCGAGCTCCAGGGCAACATGAGCCAGAACGCGCGCGAGCGCGCCATGCACGCCTTCTCCTCGGGCGAGGCCCACGTCATGGTCGCCACCGACATCGCCGCCCGCGGCATCGACGTCTCCGGCGTCGAGCTCGTCGTCCACGTCGACCCGCCGGCCGAGCACAAGGCCTACCTGCACCGCTCCGGCCGCACCGCGCGCGCCGGTGCCGCCGGCACCGTCGTCACCCTGGTCCTGCCCGAGCAGAAGCACGACGTCCAGGTGCTGCTCAAGAAGGCGAGGATCAAGGCCGACATCGAGCGGATCCGTCCCGACGACGCCGCGGTGGCCGAGCTCGTCGGGGAGATCGCGCCCGTCGTGGCCGCCGAGGACATGCCCGAGGGCGTCGCCGTCAAGGGCGGCACCGCGGCGACCCGCGGCGGCTCCGGCAGTGGCTCGAAGGGCGGTTCGGGCCGCTCCGGGCGGGGACGCTCCGGCCGCTCCGGGCGCGGGCGCTCGGGAGGCGGCGGCCGTGGTGGTCACGGCGGACGCGACGGACGCTCCGGCTCGGGGCGTTCCGGCGCCGCCCGCTGA
- a CDS encoding IS256 family transposase yields MTHHQSALSVLIGELLADPEASRDEMFRRLLAAGLQDLIDAEAEAVIGASRYERTPDRITRRNGTRSKTVATTAGEVDLAIPKLRRGSFFPSLLSPRRRVDKALYAVIATAWVEGVSTRKVDDLVKALGCESGISKSQVSRICADIDQTVGAFLNRPLDHTWFPYLYLDATYLDVRVGHRVVSQATVVAVGVSAAGRREILGMAVGDSESTDFWTSFLRSLRERGLAVCGPSRPEGVALVVSDSHAGLKAAVKAILPGAAWQRCRVHFARNITSRLGSARSKPVNALISTVFAQTSPQAVRATYHQVTDSLRGTFPDIADMLEAAEADLTAFAAFPTEHWKKIWSNNPIERVNAEIKRRADVVQVFPNPDSVTRLIGAVLLEQHEQWQYGERRYLSQTSMQRLTHTLTNDTQPLPLTA; encoded by the coding sequence ATGACCCACCATCAGTCTGCCTTGTCCGTCTTGATCGGGGAACTCCTGGCCGACCCTGAGGCCTCACGCGACGAGATGTTCCGCCGTCTGCTGGCCGCCGGACTGCAGGACCTCATCGACGCCGAAGCCGAAGCGGTGATCGGCGCCTCCCGCTACGAGCGCACCCCGGATCGCATCACGCGCCGCAATGGGACGCGCTCCAAGACGGTGGCGACCACTGCCGGGGAGGTCGACCTGGCCATCCCCAAGCTGCGCCGGGGTTCCTTCTTCCCGTCCCTGCTGTCCCCGCGCAGGAGGGTCGACAAGGCCCTGTACGCGGTGATCGCCACCGCCTGGGTCGAGGGGGTCTCCACCCGCAAGGTCGATGACCTGGTCAAGGCCCTGGGCTGCGAGTCCGGCATCTCCAAGTCCCAGGTCTCGCGGATCTGCGCCGACATCGACCAGACGGTCGGTGCCTTCCTGAACCGGCCTCTGGACCACACCTGGTTCCCCTACCTCTACCTGGACGCCACCTACCTCGACGTGCGCGTCGGACACCGCGTCGTCTCCCAGGCCACCGTCGTCGCGGTAGGGGTCTCCGCCGCCGGGCGCCGCGAGATCCTGGGCATGGCCGTGGGCGACAGCGAGTCCACCGACTTCTGGACCAGCTTCCTGCGCTCCCTGCGCGAGCGGGGCCTGGCCGTGTGCGGGCCCTCCCGGCCCGAGGGTGTCGCCTTGGTCGTGTCCGACTCCCACGCCGGCCTGAAGGCCGCCGTCAAGGCGATCCTGCCCGGCGCGGCCTGGCAGCGCTGCCGCGTGCACTTCGCCCGCAACATCACCTCCCGCCTGGGATCAGCACGCTCCAAGCCCGTCAACGCCCTCATCTCCACGGTGTTCGCCCAGACCAGCCCCCAGGCCGTGCGCGCCACCTACCACCAGGTCACCGACTCCCTGAGAGGCACCTTCCCGGACATCGCCGACATGCTCGAGGCCGCCGAGGCTGACCTGACCGCGTTCGCCGCCTTCCCCACCGAGCACTGGAAGAAGATCTGGTCCAACAACCCCATCGAACGCGTCAACGCCGAGATCAAGCGCCGCGCCGACGTCGTCCAGGTCTTCCCCAACCCAGACTCCGTGACCCGCCTCATCGGCGCCGTCCTGCTCGAGCAGCACGAGCAGTGGCAGTACGGCGAACGCCGCTACCTGTCCCAGACCTCCATGCAACGACTCACCCACACCCTCACCAACGACACCCAACCCCTGCCCCTGACCGCCTGA
- a CDS encoding GlsB/YeaQ/YmgE family stress response membrane protein has translation MIGQIIGMIIVGAIIGALARLFLKGDQNLSILWTIILGALGAAAGAWIAGLFGVASTNGVDWIRWILSVICAMVFISVFIGVTRRK, from the coding sequence ATGATCGGTCAGATCATCGGCATGATCATCGTCGGCGCCATCATCGGCGCCCTGGCCCGCCTCTTCCTCAAGGGCGACCAGAACCTCTCGATCCTGTGGACCATCATCCTCGGCGCCCTCGGCGCCGCCGCCGGTGCCTGGATCGCAGGCCTCTTCGGCGTCGCGTCCACCAACGGCGTCGACTGGATCCGCTGGATCCTCTCGGTCATCTGCGCCATGGTCTTCATCTCGGTCTTCATCGGTGTCACTCGCCGTAAGTGA
- a CDS encoding RNA degradosome polyphosphate kinase yields the protein MTTPDAENAPARDSQSGRHQAPPLSSFLGGWARARATQSEEPTAPEADDDVATGTDPLEDEEHVIEAADPRDFTDDAGPQYEDEDFDEDVAGAEADEDRALESAGATGASERVSSEPEPDEAELARRAEVEARVEAEREREAGLPALESFEDRFTDRELTWMDFNERVLEQAEDPDLPLLERAWFLAIFSSNLDEFYMVRVAGLMRRIKAGITPVRASGLDAHQVVAEVTRRAKELTARQAALFQDDIRPKLAEKNIVIASWDELGGEEQERLSRYFRHQIYPVLTPLAVDPSHPFPYISGLSLNLAVLLRNPRSGKEHFARIKLPQSLPRLVTVPGHELDSSNKERGTVLIPIEDVIAQHLDHLFPGMDILEHHVFRVTRNENLEVEEDDAENLLTAMEKELEKRRFGDCVRLEVEDTISPFVRRYLVRALGLRDEDVFALPSPVDLKCLNLLHDLDVPALKYPRFVPVTAAGLGEQESSSARDIFAAMREHDVLLHHPYDSFSTSVQEFVAQAAADPKVLAIKMTLYRTSGDSPLIDSLIEAAEAGKQVVAIVEIKARFDEENNIGWARKLERAGVHVVYGMVGLKTHCKLLLVVRQGSDGLRRYCHVGTGNYNPKTARGYEDLGLLTTDRDVAQDLTTLFNMLSGYAPRARFRRLLVAPRTVRDGLLERVEREIENKRAGKDAWIRIKVNSIIDERTIDALYRASRAGVPVDLVVRGICGLRAGVPGLSESIRVRSILGRYLEHSRIYAFCNDGDTDVLIGSADLMHRNLDRRVEALVSIKDPAMVEELTWLVTHAASDEVTSWWMEPDGTWTRHVHDDEGNRLEDIQETLMSWARSRVKDRH from the coding sequence ATGACGACTCCTGACGCCGAGAACGCCCCCGCCCGCGACTCCCAATCCGGTCGCCACCAGGCCCCGCCCCTGTCCTCCTTCCTCGGCGGCTGGGCCCGCGCCCGCGCCACCCAGAGCGAGGAGCCGACCGCGCCCGAGGCCGACGACGACGTGGCCACCGGCACCGACCCCCTCGAGGACGAGGAGCACGTCATCGAGGCCGCGGACCCCCGCGACTTCACGGACGACGCCGGCCCCCAGTACGAGGACGAGGACTTCGACGAGGACGTCGCCGGAGCCGAGGCGGACGAGGACCGCGCTCTCGAGTCGGCCGGCGCGACCGGCGCCTCCGAGCGCGTCTCCTCCGAGCCGGAGCCCGACGAGGCCGAGCTCGCCCGCCGCGCCGAGGTCGAGGCCCGTGTCGAGGCCGAGCGGGAGCGCGAGGCCGGCCTGCCCGCCCTCGAGAGCTTCGAGGACCGCTTCACCGACCGCGAGCTCACCTGGATGGACTTCAACGAGCGCGTCCTCGAGCAGGCCGAGGACCCCGACCTCCCCCTCCTCGAGCGCGCCTGGTTCCTCGCGATCTTCTCCTCGAACCTCGACGAGTTCTACATGGTCCGCGTCGCCGGCCTCATGCGCCGCATCAAGGCGGGCATCACGCCGGTGCGCGCCTCCGGCCTCGACGCGCACCAGGTCGTCGCCGAGGTGACCCGACGCGCCAAGGAGCTCACCGCCCGCCAGGCGGCCCTCTTCCAGGACGACATCCGCCCCAAGCTCGCTGAGAAGAACATCGTCATCGCCTCCTGGGACGAGCTCGGCGGCGAGGAGCAGGAGCGGCTCTCGCGCTACTTCCGCCACCAGATCTACCCCGTCCTCACGCCGCTCGCGGTGGACCCCTCCCACCCCTTCCCCTACATCTCCGGCCTGTCCCTCAACCTGGCCGTGCTCCTGCGCAACCCCCGCTCCGGCAAGGAGCACTTCGCGCGCATCAAGCTCCCGCAGTCCCTCCCGCGCCTCGTCACGGTCCCCGGGCACGAGCTCGACTCCTCCAACAAGGAGCGCGGCACCGTCCTCATCCCCATCGAGGACGTCATCGCCCAGCACCTCGACCACCTCTTCCCGGGGATGGACATCCTCGAGCACCACGTCTTCCGCGTGACCCGCAACGAGAACCTCGAGGTCGAGGAGGACGACGCCGAGAACCTCCTCACCGCCATGGAGAAGGAGCTCGAGAAGCGCCGCTTCGGAGACTGCGTCCGCCTCGAGGTCGAGGACACCATCAGCCCCTTCGTGCGCCGTTACCTCGTGCGCGCCCTCGGCCTGCGTGACGAGGACGTCTTCGCCCTGCCCTCGCCGGTGGACCTCAAGTGCCTCAACCTGCTCCACGACCTGGACGTCCCAGCCCTCAAGTACCCGCGCTTCGTGCCCGTCACGGCCGCCGGCCTGGGCGAGCAGGAGTCCTCCTCCGCGCGCGACATCTTCGCCGCGATGCGCGAGCACGACGTCCTCCTCCACCACCCCTACGACTCCTTCTCGACGTCGGTGCAGGAGTTCGTCGCCCAGGCTGCCGCGGACCCCAAGGTCCTCGCCATCAAGATGACCCTCTACCGCACGAGCGGCGACTCCCCGCTCATCGACTCCCTCATCGAGGCGGCCGAGGCCGGCAAGCAGGTCGTCGCGATCGTCGAGATCAAGGCCCGCTTCGATGAGGAGAACAACATCGGCTGGGCCCGCAAGCTCGAGCGCGCCGGCGTCCACGTCGTCTACGGCATGGTCGGTCTCAAGACCCACTGCAAGCTGCTGCTCGTCGTCCGCCAGGGCTCCGACGGCCTGCGCCGCTACTGCCACGTCGGCACCGGCAACTACAACCCGAAGACCGCCCGCGGCTACGAGGACCTCGGCCTGCTCACGACCGACCGCGACGTCGCCCAGGACCTCACGACCCTGTTCAACATGCTCTCGGGCTACGCGCCGCGCGCCCGCTTCCGCCGCCTGCTCGTCGCCCCGCGCACCGTGCGCGACGGACTCCTCGAGCGCGTCGAGCGGGAGATCGAGAACAAGCGCGCCGGCAAGGACGCCTGGATCCGCATCAAGGTCAACTCCATCATCGACGAGCGCACCATCGACGCCCTCTACCGGGCCAGCCGCGCCGGGGTGCCGGTCGACCTCGTCGTCCGCGGCATCTGCGGCCTCCGCGCCGGGGTCCCCGGCCTGAGCGAGAGCATCCGGGTTCGCTCCATCCTGGGCCGCTACCTCGAGCACTCGCGCATCTACGCCTTCTGCAACGACGGCGACACCGACGTCCTCATCGGCTCCGCGGACCTCATGCACCGCAACCTCGACCGCCGAGTCGAGGCCCTCGTGTCCATCAAGGACCCGGCCATGGTCGAGGAGCTCACCTGGCTCGTCACGCACGCCGCCAGCGACGAGGTCACCTCCTGGTGGATGGAGCCCGACGGCACCTGGACCCGTCACGTCCACGACGACGAGGGCAACCGCCTCGAGGACATCCAGGAGACCCTCATGTCCTGGGCGCGCTCGCGCGTCAAGGACCGTCACTGA